A region from the Lolium perenne isolate Kyuss_39 chromosome 4, Kyuss_2.0, whole genome shotgun sequence genome encodes:
- the LOC127292719 gene encoding peroxidase 35 isoform X2 — protein sequence MGAGIRILAALLALLAAAGGGGMMRCAAQQLSATYYDTICPGVEKIVRDAVTLKVQQTPVAVGATVRLFFHDCFVQGCDASVIIVSSGNNTSEKDNPANKSLAGDGFDTVIQAKAAVDAVPQCANQVSCADILTMATRDVIALAGGPEYPVELGRLDGLSSTSASVDGNLPPPSFNLDQLTAIFAANNLSQADMVALSAAHTVGFAHCGTFADRIQPAAADPTMDPGYGSQLLAACPPGVDVNVAVDLDPETPKVFDNQYFINLQKGMGLLGSDQVLYADVRSRPLVDNWAANNTDFLAAFAAAMTNLGRVGVKTDPALGNIRRDCAVLNG from the exons ATGGGCGCCGGGATCAGGATCTTGGCGGCGCTCCTGGCGTTGCTCGcggctgccggcggcggcggcatgaTGCGCTGCGCGGCGCAGCAGCTCAGCGCGACCTACTACGACACCATCTGCCCCGGCGTCGAGAAGATCGTGCGCGACGCCGTGACGCTCAAGGTCCAGCAGACTCCAGTCGCCGTCGGCGCCACCGTCCGCCTATTCTTCCACGACTGCTTCGTCCAG GGGTGCGACGCGTCGGTCATCATCGTTTCGTCAGGGAACAACACGTCGGAGAAGGACAACCCGGCCAACAAGTCCCTGGCCGGCGACGGCTTCGACACCGTCATCCAGGCCAAGGCGGCGGTCGACGCGGTGCCGCAGTGCGCCAACCAGGTGTCGTGCGCGGACATCCTCACCATGGCCACCCGGGATGTCATCGCCTTG GCCGGCGGCCCGGAGTACCCGGTGGAGCTGGGGAGGCTGGACGGGCTGAGCTCGACGTCGGCCAGCGTCGACGGGAACCTGCCGCCGCCGTCCTTCAACCTGGACCAGCTCACGGCCATCTTCGCCGCCAACAACCTCTCGCAGGCCGACATGGTTGCCCTCTCCG CGGCCCACACGGTGGGTTTCGCGCACTGCGGCACGTTCGCCGATCGGATCCAGCCGGCGGCGGCGGACCCGACGATGGACCCCGGGTACGGGTCGCAGCTGCTGGCGGCGTGCCCGCCGGGCGTGGACGTGAACGTGGCGGTGGACCTGGACCCGGAGACGCCCAAGGTCTTCGACAACCAGTACTTCATCAACCTGCAGAAGGGGATGGGCCTCCTCGGCTCCGACCAGGTGCTCTACGCCGACGTCCGCTCGCGCCCGCTCGTCGACAACTGGGCGGCCAACAACACCGACTTCCTCGCCGCCTTCGCCGCCGCCATGACCAACCTCGGCCGCGTCGGGGTCAAGACGGACCCGGCGCTCGGCAACATACGCCGGGACTGCGCCGTGCTCAACGGCTGA
- the LOC127292719 gene encoding peroxidase 35 isoform X1 has product MGAGIRILAALLALLAAAGGGGMMRCAAQQLSATYYDTICPGVEKIVRDAVTLKVQQTPVAVGATVRLFFHDCFVQVRPPASCISPIPCLSVLRSPVALPLHFNPLPTACLCLCGTSRVTTTVPQGCDASVIIVSSGNNTSEKDNPANKSLAGDGFDTVIQAKAAVDAVPQCANQVSCADILTMATRDVIALAGGPEYPVELGRLDGLSSTSASVDGNLPPPSFNLDQLTAIFAANNLSQADMVALSAAHTVGFAHCGTFADRIQPAAADPTMDPGYGSQLLAACPPGVDVNVAVDLDPETPKVFDNQYFINLQKGMGLLGSDQVLYADVRSRPLVDNWAANNTDFLAAFAAAMTNLGRVGVKTDPALGNIRRDCAVLNG; this is encoded by the exons ATGGGCGCCGGGATCAGGATCTTGGCGGCGCTCCTGGCGTTGCTCGcggctgccggcggcggcggcatgaTGCGCTGCGCGGCGCAGCAGCTCAGCGCGACCTACTACGACACCATCTGCCCCGGCGTCGAGAAGATCGTGCGCGACGCCGTGACGCTCAAGGTCCAGCAGACTCCAGTCGCCGTCGGCGCCACCGTCCGCCTATTCTTCCACGACTGCTTCGTCCAGGTTCGTCCCCCTGCATCCTGCATTTCGCCAATCCCCTGTTTGTCTGTCCTGCGTTCCCCAGTTGCCCTGCCTCTGCATTTCAATCCTCTGCCTACTGCCTGTCTCTGTTTGTGTGGCACCTCACGAGTGACGACGACTGTACCGCAGGGGTGCGACGCGTCGGTCATCATCGTTTCGTCAGGGAACAACACGTCGGAGAAGGACAACCCGGCCAACAAGTCCCTGGCCGGCGACGGCTTCGACACCGTCATCCAGGCCAAGGCGGCGGTCGACGCGGTGCCGCAGTGCGCCAACCAGGTGTCGTGCGCGGACATCCTCACCATGGCCACCCGGGATGTCATCGCCTTG GCCGGCGGCCCGGAGTACCCGGTGGAGCTGGGGAGGCTGGACGGGCTGAGCTCGACGTCGGCCAGCGTCGACGGGAACCTGCCGCCGCCGTCCTTCAACCTGGACCAGCTCACGGCCATCTTCGCCGCCAACAACCTCTCGCAGGCCGACATGGTTGCCCTCTCCG CGGCCCACACGGTGGGTTTCGCGCACTGCGGCACGTTCGCCGATCGGATCCAGCCGGCGGCGGCGGACCCGACGATGGACCCCGGGTACGGGTCGCAGCTGCTGGCGGCGTGCCCGCCGGGCGTGGACGTGAACGTGGCGGTGGACCTGGACCCGGAGACGCCCAAGGTCTTCGACAACCAGTACTTCATCAACCTGCAGAAGGGGATGGGCCTCCTCGGCTCCGACCAGGTGCTCTACGCCGACGTCCGCTCGCGCCCGCTCGTCGACAACTGGGCGGCCAACAACACCGACTTCCTCGCCGCCTTCGCCGCCGCCATGACCAACCTCGGCCGCGTCGGGGTCAAGACGGACCCGGCGCTCGGCAACATACGCCGGGACTGCGCCGTGCTCAACGGCTGA